One part of the Dyadobacter sp. 676 genome encodes these proteins:
- a CDS encoding DinB family protein encodes MPRSPLWITFMVEQGEVDFATYKRFEFTTTDELLDHFEEVFDGAKKSLAGASDDDLDAPFYLKRQGQVLFTQPKREGIGSTINHWVHHRGQLTVYMRLKDIAVPSIYGPSADDRTF; translated from the coding sequence TTGCCGAGATCCCCCCTGTGGATCACTTTTATGGTGGAACAGGGCGAAGTCGATTTTGCCACTTACAAACGTTTTGAATTCACGACAACCGATGAATTGCTCGACCATTTCGAGGAGGTTTTCGACGGCGCCAAAAAGTCGTTGGCGGGTGCCAGCGACGATGACCTCGATGCTCCCTTCTATCTCAAACGGCAGGGCCAGGTGCTGTTCACCCAGCCCAAACGCGAGGGTATCGGTTCGACGATCAACCACTGGGTGCATCACCGCGGACAACTGACGGTTTATATGCGGCTGAAAGACATCGCCGTTCCGTCGATTTACGGCCCGTCGGCAGACGACCGCACATTCTGA
- a CDS encoding HAD-IA family hydrolase, which yields MQTSDLKILFFDIGGVLLSNGWGHESRILAAEKFGLNYKEMDQLHNFIFNVYEIGSVNLDQYLDTVIFNHPRDFVREDFKEFMYSQSVELPGMLAWLKEWKKDCGFRIISINNEGKELNDYRIQKFKLHTCFDAFISSCEVKMRKPDPRIFELAMGIAQATPSQCVYFDDRIMFANMAKTLGLRAYQHTSFESTKEILEELKKEQFDRFGPPR from the coding sequence ATGCAGACCAGCGATCTCAAGATCCTCTTTTTCGACATCGGCGGCGTCCTTTTAAGCAATGGCTGGGGCCATGAGTCCCGCATCCTGGCGGCCGAAAAGTTCGGCCTCAACTATAAGGAAATGGACCAGCTCCACAATTTCATATTCAATGTGTACGAAATCGGTAGCGTCAACCTCGATCAGTACCTTGACACCGTGATATTCAACCACCCGCGTGATTTTGTGCGGGAGGATTTCAAGGAATTCATGTATTCGCAGTCCGTGGAATTGCCGGGAATGCTGGCCTGGCTCAAAGAATGGAAGAAAGATTGCGGTTTCCGGATCATTTCCATCAATAACGAGGGTAAGGAATTGAACGATTACCGCATTCAGAAGTTCAAACTACACACCTGTTTCGATGCATTCATTTCGTCGTGCGAGGTAAAAATGCGCAAGCCCGACCCGCGCATTTTCGAGTTGGCGATGGGCATCGCGCAGGCAACGCCCAGCCAGTGCGTGTATTTCGACGACCGCATTATGTTCGCCAATATGGCTAAAACCCTGGGATTGAGGGCCTACCAGCATACCAGTTTCGAATCGACGAAGGAAATCCTCGAAGAGCTCAAAAAAGAACAGTTCGACCGGTTCGGTCCTCCCCGCTGA